A single genomic interval of Chloracidobacterium validum harbors:
- a CDS encoding methyltransferase domain-containing protein produces the protein MPGSDDRTRAFVYDLTIAPLWCECFDRLLTETVSLPASGRILLVECGTGGLAIELAHRLRETGTVTASDSNPARLQIARDKCQVAQLDNLYLIESQELVDNFTEDGYDLVVGDASLLPTTALEPMLAMLRERVGEDGQAVVYVVSRGSFDEFFSVLWEALYECDLAETLATPLEALLHTYPTLSDLSDQAAAVGLRGIHITVGKEIFKFDSGQDFLDSPLIAGYWLDRWLAIVPPAHIETVKASLQAIIDRDCGAYPFEVSIKAALLVGRIEPPYLTDDEDEADEEAADDMTDDDDKINHDDERN, from the coding sequence ATGCCAGGTTCGGATGACCGTACGCGCGCTTTCGTTTATGACCTCACCATTGCGCCCCTGTGGTGTGAGTGCTTCGACCGGCTGTTGACTGAAACGGTTTCCCTTCCAGCCAGTGGGCGCATCCTGCTGGTTGAGTGCGGCACCGGCGGACTGGCCATCGAACTGGCGCACCGACTCCGCGAGACTGGTACGGTCACAGCTAGCGACAGCAACCCAGCACGCCTTCAGATCGCGCGTGACAAATGTCAAGTCGCCCAGCTTGACAATCTGTATCTTATTGAAAGTCAAGAACTTGTAGATAATTTCACCGAAGACGGCTATGACCTTGTGGTGGGGGATGCCTCCCTTCTTCCCACCACGGCCCTTGAGCCGATGTTGGCAATGCTACGTGAGCGCGTGGGAGAAGACGGACAAGCCGTCGTCTATGTGGTTTCCCGTGGCAGCTTTGACGAGTTTTTCTCAGTCCTTTGGGAGGCGCTCTATGAATGTGACTTGGCGGAAACGCTGGCGACACCGCTTGAAGCGCTCTTGCATACCTATCCCACACTGTCCGACCTGAGCGACCAAGCGGCCGCGGTTGGGCTGCGCGGCATCCACATCACGGTTGGTAAAGAAATCTTCAAATTTGATAGCGGGCAGGATTTCCTTGACTCACCGCTCATTGCCGGCTACTGGCTCGACCGTTGGCTGGCCATTGTGCCGCCGGCGCATATCGAGACCGTCAAGGCATCGCTACAAGCCATCATTGACCGTGATTGTGGCGCGTATCCGTTTGAGGTCAGCATCAAAGCCGCTTTGCTCGTCGGTCGCATCGAACCGCCATACCTGACTGACGATGAAGACGAGGCTGACGAGGAAGCCGCAGACGACATGACCGATGACGACGACAAAATCAATCATGACGACGAACGTAACTAG
- a CDS encoding NAD(P)-binding domain-containing protein, with the protein MAKLSRFTIQRKDLVDKGDLVLELEGLVIGSQSDCDLLLNHPTVSRIHAGIREVEGRWWLTNLSSTNGTQVNGALVETVELQPDDIIRIGIFVLRPTFADGVLTLDVDRQVDAYAAAERTTRLLGDPIQATTQGKTALLPKLTGYLQQRGLTQPLRGQTQQLQPSQQRPEAPSTPPPAAEPPAPPSATGLLQAARLQRGMTGLLTSILALPEQEQKRFQQAMNVFWERRKAAIKGEQKLDEYSPLEPRELPEELKKHNLHLGKKRFNWIPTNDLIRPWPRGYLYVFGAVATVLCILAFFLWEAAYLPGETSHPHALPVGKLPEPVRQRLDLKLVANAPVENNCSACHAAATSMQNKCVDCHETSHFNTTVIAKHEEAKIQCVDCHTEHKGADFRPGIVSRSMCIDCHRDAPTHPKAVSLKDGTPLREPHRGSFGYPVENGVWSWQHPMNPKWDKLFSESKTPLDPSTKFHLVHAAVAPSTSAWKCSECHDGSFAKGAADVKVINRDKCAVCHGQAYVQTASLKDLDTDALRLGIDCNSCHGQHPQSQTLTAARRPAGSGPEPVVFTKDRVYRGGKDWQWTSLAAKFGGFTLGNWALFFSLIPLTGIGFLTFDTLRKRREQATLKGNTLDLANRHRKFTDTRYAERWESQVQIERARTSARENPVPHPVINYETCIGCHACILACPQDVLGFDEQEHHAIVVNLEQCMEDTGCQQACPTVPQSCVLINTRQTIREAPKPLRKGANEGFETESATGIYLVGDVSGVPLIRNAIKEGRLAIERIADKLKAEGPVAGADYDVAIVGIGPGGISAVARAAELGLRYVALEQGRRYSTIAEKYPAGKYVAFNPFNPSDPPLGAVRLDGPGDLKEVMLGWWDETVEKLGLVINEYEGCKEITRENDYFIVKTTKNAHGYKARKVLLAIGNAGEPRKLGCPGEVEGRVLYRLQDPSAFKGKHIVVVGAGNSAVEAAVDLTGQRQPDGTVKFPPDAEANHVTLVIRSDFPKDLTLENKMWVYYCMDAGRIKAYFGAGIREITEREVVLEKVRDKSEIARIPNDYVFALIGSIAPKEFLTKIGVKYAGDDKKKR; encoded by the coding sequence ATGGCGAAACTCAGCCGCTTTACGATTCAGCGCAAAGACCTCGTTGATAAAGGCGACCTCGTTCTGGAACTTGAGGGCTTGGTCATTGGCTCGCAGTCCGACTGTGACCTTCTGCTCAATCATCCCACCGTGTCACGTATCCACGCCGGTATCCGCGAAGTGGAAGGCCGGTGGTGGTTGACGAACCTCTCCAGCACGAATGGCACACAGGTCAACGGCGCGCTGGTTGAAACGGTTGAACTTCAGCCGGACGACATCATTCGGATCGGCATTTTTGTCTTGCGCCCAACCTTTGCGGATGGCGTCCTGACGCTCGATGTGGATCGCCAGGTGGACGCCTACGCGGCTGCCGAGCGCACGACGCGCCTGTTGGGCGATCCCATCCAAGCCACGACGCAGGGCAAGACGGCGCTCCTACCCAAACTGACCGGGTACTTACAGCAACGCGGACTCACCCAACCCTTACGCGGACAGACTCAGCAACTGCAACCGAGTCAGCAACGACCAGAAGCCCCGTCCACGCCGCCGCCAGCCGCAGAACCGCCAGCGCCACCATCGGCAACGGGACTGCTTCAGGCCGCTCGGTTGCAACGCGGCATGACCGGGCTACTGACCTCGATCCTGGCGCTGCCGGAGCAAGAGCAGAAGCGTTTCCAGCAGGCGATGAATGTCTTCTGGGAACGGCGCAAAGCTGCCATCAAGGGCGAGCAGAAGCTCGATGAGTATTCCCCGCTTGAACCACGGGAACTCCCCGAAGAACTCAAAAAGCACAACCTCCACCTGGGGAAAAAGCGCTTCAACTGGATTCCGACCAATGACCTCATTCGCCCGTGGCCGCGTGGGTATCTCTATGTGTTCGGCGCGGTGGCAACGGTGCTGTGCATCCTGGCTTTCTTCCTCTGGGAAGCTGCCTACTTGCCGGGCGAAACTTCTCATCCGCATGCGCTGCCAGTTGGCAAATTGCCGGAACCGGTTCGGCAGCGCCTCGACTTAAAGTTGGTCGCCAACGCTCCGGTGGAAAACAATTGTAGCGCCTGCCATGCGGCGGCAACCTCGATGCAGAACAAGTGCGTGGACTGCCACGAAACCAGCCATTTCAACACGACGGTTATCGCCAAGCATGAGGAAGCCAAAATCCAGTGCGTGGACTGCCACACCGAACACAAGGGCGCGGATTTCCGCCCCGGTATCGTGTCGCGCAGCATGTGCATTGACTGTCACCGGGATGCGCCAACCCATCCCAAGGCCGTCAGCCTCAAGGACGGCACACCGTTGCGCGAACCGCACCGTGGCTCGTTTGGCTATCCGGTCGAAAACGGTGTGTGGTCGTGGCAGCATCCCATGAACCCTAAGTGGGACAAGCTCTTCAGCGAGAGTAAAACGCCGCTCGATCCCTCGACCAAGTTTCATCTGGTTCATGCGGCGGTGGCGCCCTCCACGAGCGCGTGGAAGTGCAGCGAGTGCCATGATGGGTCATTCGCCAAGGGCGCGGCGGATGTAAAAGTCATCAACCGCGACAAATGCGCCGTATGCCATGGCCAGGCGTACGTCCAGACGGCTTCGCTCAAAGACCTCGATACCGATGCGCTCCGGCTGGGCATTGACTGCAACTCCTGTCACGGGCAGCACCCACAGTCGCAAACCTTGACGGCGGCCCGTCGCCCGGCCGGGAGCGGGCCCGAGCCGGTCGTGTTTACCAAAGACCGGGTTTACCGGGGTGGCAAAGACTGGCAGTGGACCAGCCTGGCCGCGAAGTTTGGCGGCTTCACCCTTGGCAACTGGGCACTCTTTTTCAGCCTCATTCCGCTGACCGGAATCGGGTTTCTCACCTTTGACACGCTGCGCAAGCGCCGTGAGCAGGCCACGCTCAAAGGCAATACCCTTGACCTAGCCAACCGACACCGGAAGTTTACCGACACGCGCTATGCTGAACGGTGGGAGTCCCAGGTCCAAATCGAACGCGCGCGGACTTCCGCCCGGGAAAACCCGGTTCCACACCCGGTCATCAACTACGAAACCTGCATTGGCTGCCACGCCTGCATTCTCGCCTGTCCGCAGGACGTGCTGGGGTTTGACGAGCAAGAGCACCACGCCATCGTCGTCAACCTCGAACAGTGCATGGAAGACACCGGATGCCAGCAAGCGTGTCCGACGGTTCCGCAGTCTTGCGTTCTCATCAATACCCGCCAAACCATTCGGGAAGCGCCCAAGCCGTTGCGCAAGGGGGCCAACGAGGGATTTGAAACAGAAAGCGCCACAGGTATCTACCTCGTTGGGGATGTCTCCGGCGTGCCACTCATTCGGAACGCCATCAAGGAGGGCCGCCTGGCCATCGAACGGATTGCCGACAAGCTCAAGGCTGAAGGGCCGGTGGCCGGCGCGGATTACGACGTTGCCATCGTTGGCATCGGGCCGGGCGGTATTTCAGCGGTGGCGCGGGCGGCTGAACTCGGGTTGCGCTACGTCGCACTCGAACAGGGCCGCAGGTATTCGACCATTGCCGAGAAATACCCGGCCGGCAAATACGTGGCTTTCAATCCGTTCAATCCATCTGACCCACCGTTGGGTGCGGTTCGACTTGACGGACCGGGCGATCTCAAAGAGGTCATGCTTGGGTGGTGGGATGAAACCGTTGAAAAACTTGGGTTGGTCATCAACGAATACGAAGGCTGCAAGGAAATCACCCGTGAAAACGACTATTTCATTGTCAAAACGACCAAAAACGCCCATGGGTACAAAGCCCGCAAGGTCCTGCTTGCCATCGGCAACGCTGGTGAGCCACGCAAACTGGGGTGCCCCGGAGAAGTCGAAGGACGAGTCCTGTATCGGCTACAAGACCCGAGCGCTTTCAAGGGCAAACATATCGTGGTTGTCGGCGCGGGCAACTCCGCCGTCGAAGCGGCCGTGGACCTCACCGGACAGCGTCAGCCCGATGGAACGGTCAAGTTTCCACCCGATGCCGAGGCAAACCACGTCACACTCGTCATCCGGTCAGACTTTCCGAAAGACCTGACGCTTGAAAACAAAATGTGGGTTTATTACTGCATGGACGCCGGGCGAATTAAGGCGTACTTCGGGGCCGGCATCCGCGAGATCACTGAGCGGGAGGTGGTGCTCGAGAAGGTACGTGACAAGTCTGAAATCGCGCGAATTCCAAACGATTACGTGTTTGCGCTGATTGGGAGCATTGCGCCCAAGGAGTTTCTCACCAAGATCGGGGTCAAATACGCCGGGGATGACAAGAAGAAACGGTAG
- the uvrC gene encoding excinuclease ABC subunit UvrC produces MSLAEKLSSLPTCPGCYLHKDSRSQVIYVGKAKNLRHRVRSYFQSSRQHDPKTQELVARIADFEFIVTDTEIEALVLESNLIKQYKPRYNVLLKDDKQYPHLKLTLNESFPRVIKTRRVLNDGALYHGPYLPASLAHQTLRLVNQMFQLRTCEIEIDGRRDRPCLEYHIKRCLGPCVRDLCSKAEYAEAVRDVKLFFEGKNKQLVAELQARMERASEALRFEQAARYRDQLRLIERLGETQKMMLKDAADVDIFGYYRDGARLALQLFTMREGRIIGRREFFWEDLPPDDRFDAATFLGEALTQYYALGNYVPHEVHAPHDFADRDVLESFLSERRGAKVRILDPRRGQKRELVELVERNARVAFDQRFRTLKPDLAQVLDELADSLELPRFPARIECFDISHIQGAEAVASLVVCENGQPAKPEYRKFRIKTATGGDDFASMQEVVRRRYARLLREAKPLPDLVLVDGGKGQLSAAAQALRELELEALPLASIAKREEIIFVKGREHDPIRLERHSPILRLIQMIRDEAHRFAVAFHRQRRTLRDFDSELLSIPGIGPKLKTRLLRNLGSLDNIRRASLAELTPFVGEPRARAIWRHFHPDALESAQPAAKAD; encoded by the coding sequence ATGTCTCTTGCTGAAAAACTGTCCAGCCTGCCAACTTGCCCTGGCTGTTACCTACACAAAGACAGCCGCAGCCAGGTCATTTACGTCGGCAAAGCCAAAAACCTGCGCCACCGCGTGCGGAGCTATTTTCAGTCCAGCCGCCAGCATGATCCAAAGACCCAGGAACTGGTGGCGCGCATCGCCGACTTCGAGTTCATCGTCACCGACACCGAGATCGAAGCCTTAGTTCTCGAAAGTAACCTCATCAAGCAATACAAGCCGCGCTACAACGTCCTGCTCAAGGACGACAAGCAGTATCCGCACCTGAAGCTGACGCTCAACGAGTCGTTCCCACGAGTGATCAAGACGCGGCGCGTGCTCAACGACGGCGCGCTCTATCACGGGCCTTACTTACCGGCTTCACTGGCCCACCAGACGCTCAGGCTCGTCAACCAGATGTTTCAGTTGCGGACATGTGAGATTGAGATTGATGGGCGGCGCGACCGTCCATGCCTGGAATACCACATCAAGCGCTGCCTTGGCCCATGTGTGCGCGATTTGTGCAGCAAAGCCGAATACGCTGAGGCCGTCCGCGACGTGAAGTTGTTTTTCGAGGGCAAAAACAAACAGCTCGTTGCCGAGCTACAGGCGCGGATGGAGCGAGCTTCAGAAGCGCTGCGCTTTGAGCAGGCAGCACGCTACCGCGACCAGCTTCGCCTCATCGAACGGCTGGGCGAAACCCAAAAGATGATGCTCAAAGATGCCGCCGATGTGGACATTTTTGGCTACTACCGGGACGGCGCGCGGCTGGCGTTGCAGCTTTTCACCATGCGGGAGGGGCGCATCATTGGGCGGCGCGAGTTTTTCTGGGAGGACCTTCCGCCGGATGACCGGTTTGACGCGGCGACGTTTCTCGGTGAGGCGCTGACGCAGTACTACGCGCTGGGCAACTACGTGCCGCACGAGGTTCACGCGCCACACGACTTTGCCGACCGCGATGTGCTCGAAAGCTTTTTATCCGAACGGCGCGGCGCGAAAGTGCGCATTCTGGATCCACGGCGTGGGCAAAAGCGTGAGCTGGTGGAACTGGTCGAACGCAATGCGCGGGTCGCGTTTGACCAGCGCTTCCGCACACTCAAGCCCGACTTGGCGCAGGTCCTGGACGAACTCGCCGACTCACTTGAGCTACCGCGCTTTCCGGCCCGGATTGAGTGCTTCGATATTTCGCATATTCAGGGGGCGGAAGCCGTCGCGTCACTGGTCGTCTGTGAAAACGGGCAGCCGGCCAAACCGGAGTACCGGAAGTTTCGCATCAAGACGGCGACCGGCGGCGACGATTTTGCCTCGATGCAAGAAGTTGTCCGGCGGCGCTATGCCCGCCTTTTGCGCGAAGCAAAACCGCTGCCCGATTTGGTACTTGTGGACGGGGGAAAGGGTCAGCTCAGTGCGGCCGCGCAAGCGCTGCGTGAACTTGAGCTGGAGGCGCTACCCCTGGCATCCATTGCCAAGCGCGAGGAAATCATCTTTGTCAAAGGCCGCGAACATGACCCAATCCGGCTGGAGCGCCACTCACCGATTCTGCGGCTCATTCAAATGATTCGAGATGAAGCGCACCGGTTCGCCGTGGCCTTTCACCGTCAACGGCGGACGTTACGCGATTTCGACTCGGAACTGTTATCCATCCCCGGCATTGGGCCAAAGCTCAAGACCCGCCTGCTCCGCAACCTCGGCAGCCTCGACAACATTCGGCGGGCAAGCTTGGCGGAACTGACGCCCTTTGTCGGAGAACCGCGGGCAAGGGCAATTTGGCGGCACTTCCACCCCGACGCACTCGAAAGCGCGCAGCCAGCCGCGAAGGCAGACTGA
- a CDS encoding CarD family transcriptional regulator, which translates to MGFKVGDKVIYPNHGIGVIEVIKRMEFDGVEMEFYQLRLSGNNTTVNVPVDKVQSIGIRTPIKTVDGEKLLKLLATNFVAPPSDWKDRFKEFSEKMRTGDIFSVAEILKHLTYLGSLKPLSFREKRLLERARYLVISELTMASGKPQGKVEEAVEQALQKAFVKFEKKNGKAAASAAAV; encoded by the coding sequence GTGGGATTCAAAGTAGGCGACAAAGTGATTTATCCCAATCACGGCATCGGCGTCATCGAAGTGATCAAGCGCATGGAGTTTGATGGTGTCGAGATGGAGTTTTACCAGTTGCGCCTGAGTGGAAATAACACGACAGTCAATGTCCCAGTTGACAAGGTCCAGTCCATTGGCATTCGCACCCCCATCAAAACGGTTGACGGTGAAAAGTTGTTGAAGCTGCTGGCGACGAACTTCGTGGCGCCGCCTTCCGACTGGAAAGACCGTTTCAAGGAGTTTTCAGAAAAGATGCGAACCGGCGACATCTTCAGCGTCGCGGAAATTCTCAAGCACCTGACGTATCTCGGCAGCCTCAAGCCACTGTCGTTTCGTGAGAAGCGACTGCTTGAGCGCGCCCGTTACTTGGTCATCAGTGAGCTGACCATGGCTTCTGGCAAGCCACAGGGCAAGGTTGAGGAAGCGGTCGAACAAGCGCTTCAAAAAGCCTTTGTAAAGTTTGAGAAGAAAAATGGCAAAGCCGCCGCTTCGGCCGCAGCCGTGTAG
- a CDS encoding tetratricopeptide repeat protein: MTTNVTSRLQTTGYRWKAGRWAALLFVAWFAVGGGDCPATAQAPDVRPTDVVRLFEAGQDAHQAGQLDEALRLYDAALALDDTLAPIHFQRGMALLALKRTTEAVAAFEHCLTHQPDFLRGWLHLGAAALAVGANQRAEQAYARALELSPENREARLQLAQLALARQEADRTLALLDPLGLDAKTPDVDVLRGQAYRLGGQIEPAIEAFSRVLSRLPDHPVARRGRGDAYAAQGRAEAALDDWQRAYTVNATPELAADIISALHQLGRQDAVRAFIRSARTQFPNDERLATIEAELTSDAALDAAAALLRAGRFAEAAVAYAPLVAQSPEATPPRAGLATALFKLERFAEAAQHFETLRRLQPEVAATYFFLGVCYDKIRDYRMALAAYEAFLARADGTQNRLEIEKVQLRLPSLKRQAEQSKPRKP, from the coding sequence ATGACGACGAACGTAACTAGCCGCCTCCAAACGACTGGCTACCGATGGAAAGCCGGGAGGTGGGCCGCCCTGCTGTTTGTGGCTTGGTTTGCTGTCGGCGGCGGGGATTGCCCAGCCACAGCCCAAGCGCCGGATGTGCGTCCGACAGATGTCGTCAGGCTCTTTGAAGCCGGACAAGATGCTCACCAGGCCGGCCAGTTGGACGAGGCGCTCCGTCTTTACGATGCGGCCCTTGCGCTCGACGACACGCTCGCACCGATTCACTTTCAGCGCGGCATGGCGCTCCTTGCACTCAAGCGCACCACGGAAGCGGTCGCAGCCTTTGAACACTGCCTAACCCATCAGCCCGATTTCTTGCGTGGCTGGCTCCACTTGGGTGCTGCCGCGCTGGCGGTCGGAGCCAACCAGCGAGCCGAGCAGGCCTATGCCAGGGCGCTTGAACTGTCACCGGAAAACCGGGAGGCGCGACTCCAACTGGCACAACTAGCACTTGCGCGCCAGGAGGCGGACAGAACGCTCGCTCTGCTCGATCCGCTTGGACTGGACGCCAAGACACCTGACGTTGATGTGTTGCGTGGGCAAGCCTATCGCCTCGGCGGGCAGATAGAACCTGCGATTGAGGCGTTTTCCCGTGTGCTTAGTCGCTTGCCGGATCATCCCGTAGCGCGCCGTGGACGGGGTGATGCCTACGCTGCCCAGGGGCGCGCCGAAGCCGCCCTCGACGACTGGCAACGGGCCTATACCGTCAATGCCACACCGGAGCTTGCCGCCGACATCATCAGCGCACTTCACCAGCTTGGCCGCCAGGATGCCGTTCGAGCGTTTATCCGTTCAGCCAGAACGCAGTTCCCCAACGATGAACGACTGGCCACCATCGAAGCCGAGTTGACCAGTGATGCCGCACTGGATGCCGCCGCCGCGCTGCTTCGGGCCGGGCGCTTTGCCGAAGCCGCGGTAGCCTATGCCCCGTTGGTAGCGCAGTCGCCGGAAGCTACCCCGCCACGCGCCGGGCTGGCCACGGCGCTCTTCAAGCTTGAGCGCTTTGCCGAAGCTGCCCAGCACTTTGAAACCCTGCGCCGCTTACAACCGGAAGTTGCCGCAACCTACTTTTTTCTGGGCGTATGTTATGACAAGATACGCGACTACAGGATGGCGCTGGCGGCTTACGAGGCCTTTCTTGCCCGCGCTGATGGCACACAAAACCGACTCGAAATCGAAAAAGTCCAACTTCGGTTGCCAAGCTTGAAGCGGCAAGCCGAACAATCGAAACCACGGAAACCATAG
- a CDS encoding hemolysin family protein, which produces MDDSVPIVVLKLLSVGLLVAANAFFVAAEFALVVVRRPRLLSLSAGGSRRAAVALRLLDDIDGTISATQFGITLASLALGWVGELTFSRIFESWLSAFIPGGLWLFVSAHALAVAVAFALITTLHIVFGELAPKSLALARSEQIALAVALPLAIFCRVFRPFIWLLDRAGSQTVRLFGVVPVRGGHHAAAYTQEEIQQLVALSHQSGHLKADEQELIRNVFHFSDTVVREVMVPRPEVISLPLKASSDEILQTLCESGYSRLPVHDAHPDNIVGFVHVKDILHRLVHKDTHQSALSVQEMLRRPVFIPDTAHLEEALRQLRAAQSPLGVVVDEHGTVEGIVTLEDILEQLVGDIRDEHDVTDEEVMVWHEPDGTLIFDGTIAIREVNRKFGLNLPESDDYATLAGFLMMQAGRLLDSGDVVRYNGYEFRVEQVERRRVARVRVTKLAESPVLPPVLLRQPSV; this is translated from the coding sequence ATGGATGACTCCGTTCCCATTGTCGTCCTCAAACTCTTGAGTGTTGGGCTACTCGTGGCCGCGAATGCGTTCTTCGTGGCGGCTGAGTTTGCGCTGGTCGTGGTGCGGCGTCCACGCTTGCTCTCGCTGTCCGCCGGTGGGAGTCGGCGGGCCGCGGTGGCGCTGCGTTTGTTGGATGACATTGACGGGACGATTTCCGCAACCCAGTTTGGGATTACGCTCGCCAGCTTGGCTTTGGGGTGGGTTGGCGAGCTGACCTTCTCACGGATATTTGAAAGCTGGCTTTCCGCTTTCATACCGGGGGGGCTGTGGTTGTTTGTCTCTGCGCATGCCTTGGCGGTGGCCGTGGCCTTTGCCCTGATCACCACCCTGCACATTGTCTTTGGCGAGCTTGCGCCCAAGTCATTGGCACTGGCGCGTTCAGAGCAGATCGCTCTTGCCGTTGCACTTCCCTTGGCGATCTTTTGCCGAGTCTTCAGGCCCTTCATTTGGCTGCTGGATCGTGCCGGAAGCCAAACCGTGCGTTTATTCGGTGTCGTTCCGGTGCGTGGCGGGCATCACGCGGCGGCCTATACGCAAGAAGAAATTCAGCAACTCGTCGCCTTATCCCACCAGAGCGGACACCTCAAGGCCGATGAGCAAGAACTGATCCGCAATGTCTTTCATTTCAGCGACACGGTTGTGCGCGAGGTCATGGTGCCGCGGCCAGAAGTCATTAGTCTTCCACTGAAGGCCAGCTCGGATGAAATCTTGCAGACGTTATGTGAGTCAGGTTATTCCCGGCTGCCGGTTCACGATGCTCATCCAGATAACATCGTGGGTTTTGTTCACGTCAAGGATATTCTCCACCGCCTCGTGCATAAGGATACGCACCAGAGTGCGCTTTCAGTGCAGGAAATGCTCCGCCGGCCAGTCTTTATCCCTGACACGGCCCATCTCGAAGAAGCTCTCCGCCAGCTTCGGGCGGCACAGTCGCCGCTTGGGGTGGTTGTGGATGAGCATGGCACCGTTGAGGGCATCGTGACGCTCGAAGACATTCTTGAGCAGCTTGTTGGTGACATCCGCGACGAACACGACGTAACCGATGAGGAAGTGATGGTCTGGCATGAGCCAGACGGAACCCTCATTTTCGATGGCACGATTGCCATCCGTGAAGTCAACCGAAAGTTTGGCCTGAACTTACCTGAATCCGATGACTACGCTACGCTGGCCGGCTTTCTCATGATGCAAGCTGGGCGACTCCTCGATTCGGGCGATGTCGTCCGTTATAACGGGTATGAGTTTCGGGTCGAGCAGGTTGAGCGGCGGCGGGTGGCGCGGGTGCGCGTGACCAAGCTCGCGGAATCACCCGTTTTACCGCCGGTACTCCTCCGCCAGCCATCCGTTTAG